The nucleotide sequence TGCCTTAATAATGGGCCACAATGATGGCCCGCAGCAGGCCGATGAGGCGCAGAGTACCGTCGGAGAAGTCCGCCTCGCTCTGCCGGGAGGGTTTTAGGGTTCTTCGTGTTTGTGGGTGTGGGGACAAGGGCTCGGGTTGTTGTGTGGTGGTCGTTGTCGGGTCGGTGAGGATGTCGTCGGGCCGGTGTCCTGGTGCGTATGCCGTTGCCGGGCATGCCCGGGTCGTTGAGGGATCGACCGGCGTCGTCGACGCACTATCCGTTGCCCCGGTTGGATCGTCATCCTGCGGTTGGGCCGCCTTAAACGCGCTCCCAGACGGTCTCCCAGACGGTCCGAGTGACAAAACGCGGGGGAGGCTGTGGGCCCGGGGGATCACTGGAGGCCCCGGTGGGCGCCGGGAAGTCGGTGGGCGCCGGAGACGGCGTCGGGTTGGCCGCCTCGGCCTCTGCTGCGCCGGCTGGACGTTAACAACGCTACTTAACGGCCTGCTGTATACCTCGCAGCCCTTCAGCAGGCCGTTAACAGGCGTTGTTAACCCCGAAGTGGCGTTGCAAATGATCCCGCGTCGTCGACGGCCGCCCGTCGGCAGCGAGGACGCTTCCGACGGGCGCGGGACGTGCTAGGGTCGGCGCCTGACGCACGTACGCCGTTGCGAGGGCCCTCCCGGGCGAACGGTCCGCAGTCGCGGGATGAGGCTGCAGTAGGACTCAGCGTCCTCAGCCAGCGTCTGCTATCGGACCGCGCCTACCCGCACGGCGCGGCGGGGACTACAGTCTGGTGTCATGACGACTTCACCCGTAGATGCCGCCAACGATTCAGCCAACGACGCCGAAGCCCTGGTCGCCGCCACCGCCCGCGCCGCCCGCCAGGCCCAGCGCGCCCTGGCCGGGCTCAACCGGGAGCGCAAGGACGCCGCCCTGCACGCCCTGGCCGACGCGCTGGCCGCCCGCGCCGACTTGATCCTCGCTGCCAACGCCCGGGACCTCGAACGCGCCCGCGCTGCCGGCATGAAGTCGGGACTGATAGACCGCCTCGCCCTAGATGGCGATCGCATCGCGGCCATCGCCAGCTCCCTGCGCGAGATCGCCGCCCTGCCCGATCCGGTCGGCCAGATCGTGGACGGGCAGACCCTGCCCAACGGCCTGCGGGTGCGGCGTGTGCGGGTACCGCTCGGCGTGGTCGGCATGATCTATGAGGCCCGCCCCAACGTCACCGTGGATGTGGCCGCCCTGACCCTGAAGTCTGGTAACGCCGTCGTACTGCGTGGCGGTAGTGCGGCCGCGGACACCAACGCCGCCATCATCACGGTGCTGCGCGACGCCCTGACGGCGGCGGACCTGCCCGCCGACCTAGTCACCACTATCGACCCGGCGGGCCGTGCCGGCGCCACCGCCCTCATGCACGCGCGCGGCCTGATTGACGTGCTTGTACCCCGCGGCGGGGCGGGCCTGATCCGTGCGGTGGTGGAGGAGTCAAGCGTCCCGGTGATCGAGACCGGCTCAGGTAACTGCCATGTGTACGTGGATGCGGCCGCTGACCTGGCTGCTGCCGTTGAGATCATCGTCAACGCCAAGACCCAGCGGGTCGGTGTGTGCAACGCCGCCGAGACGCTGCTCGTACACCGGTCTGCCGCCTCCGCCTATCTGCCTGCTGCGGCAGACGCCCTGTGGGAGCGCGGAGTCACGCTGCACGTTGACGCCGGCGCGCGCGCCTACCTAGAGGAGCAGGCCTCCGCCCAGGGCCGCTCGGAGCTGCTGGTGGACGCCACCGAGGCGGACTGGGAAACCGAGTACGGTAGCCTGGACCTGGCGGTGCGCGTGGTTGACGCCATCGATGACGCCATCGCCCACATCGCGCAATACTCGACCGGACACACCGAGGCGATCCTGACGCAGGACGTCACGGCGATGAACCGGTTCGTCGCCGGCGTCGACTCGGCCGCTGTAATGGTTAACGCCTCCACCCGTTTTACGGACGGCGGGCAGTTGGGGCTGGGGGCTGAGCTCGGCATTTCCACCCAGAAGCTGCACGCCCGCGGGCCCATGGGCCTGGCGGCGCTCACCACCACTAAGTGGATCGTCGAGGGGGAGGGGCACGTCCGTCCCTGATCCCGGCGGCCTACTCCCCGTAGCCGGGGCGGTATCCCAGGAGGACAGAACCCGTGAATCCTGATCGTGGCAGACCGTTGGCAGTACTAGTAGCCGTCGCGGCGGCGGTGCTGCTCGTGTGCGTAGGTTTGCTGGTATTCCGTCGGCCTGCGGGTCTCGGCGACGAGCCGGGCATCGCCATGACCCCAACCGCCTCCGCTACCGCCGCGGCTGCGCGCAGTGCCGGGCCGCTGATGACGCCACCCGCAGCCACCGTCACGGCAACCCCCAGCGCCGGTAGTGACGACGACGGCGACGGTGCTGCCGCCACGCCGCAGGTGGTACAGCCGGCGCCGCCTCAGGCCGTCACCCCGCAGACGAATGGAGGTTCCGGCGCCCGCACCGATACCGATGACGATGATGACGACGACAAGGACGACGATGATGACGACGACGACAAGGACGACGACTGAGCGCAGTGCGTGCTCCCGGACGGGAGCACCGCAGGAGGAGCGCCGGGCGCCGGACCGTCAGCTCAGTCGGTAGCCGACTCCGCGTACTGTCTCCAGCCTGTCCTTGCCGAGCTTGCTGCGCAGGTAGGAGACGTAGACATCCACTACGTTGGAGCCGGGATCGAAGTCGAGTCCCCAGACGTTGGCCAGCAGCTGCTCCCGGCTGAGCACCTGGTCGGGATGACGCATGAACACCTCTGCAAGAGCGAACTCTCGCGCGGACAAGTCCACCCATTCCCCGTTCACCCGCACTCGGCGGGTGCGTATGTCTAGGGCCAGGTCCCGGTGCACCAGGAGGCCGGGATCAGGGGCGGCGGTCTCCTGAGGGCGCAGTCGCAGCCGGATGCGGGCCACGAGCTCGTCGAAGGAGAAGGGCTTGGGCAGGTAGTCGTCGGCGCCCCCCTCCAGGCCGGCCACCCGATCAGCCACGGAGGAGCGGGCGGTGAGCATGATGACCGGCGTGCTCACACCCTGACCGCGTATGCGTTCAAGCACCTCGAAACCGTCGATGTCCGGCAGGCCCACGTCAAGCAGGATGATGTCCGCCTCGCCGAGCAGTGCCATCTCTACGGCGTCCGCCCCGTTGTCCACGACTTTGGGCACGAATCCGGCGGCCTTGAGCCCCTTGGTCAGGAAGGAGGCGATACGGGCCTCGTCCTCTACGATCATTACTGCGGTCATGCGTCAAGCATGGGTGTGGTCATGGTATTCACCCGTCCCTTTCTGCCGCGCCGGGCCGTGCCGGTTCAGGGAGTCGCACGGGAATGCGCAGCGTGAAGGTTGATCCTCTCCCAATCTCGGAGGCGATGTCGAGCCCGCCGCCGTGGGCGTCGGCTATGTTCTCCACGATACTCAGCCCCAGCCCCGAGCCCGCGGCACGCCTTTGCGCCTGGGCTGTGCGGGCGAAGCGACGGCGCACCTTCTCCAGGTCCTGCGGCGCGATTCCGATGCCCTCGTCACGTACCCACACCCGCAGTTCGGTGTCCGTTCCAAAGCCTGCCCCGATCGCCGAGCCGAGCCAGATCCGGGAGTCCTCCTCGGAGTACTTAACGGCGTTAGCCGCCAGCTGCAGCCAGGCCTGGGTGATGCGTGCCGGGTCAAGCATGACCGTGCCCGATGCGCACGCCTCCAGTCGCCAGCGCCGCTCGCCCAGGGCGCTGGCCTTGTCGAACACCTGCATGGTCAGGGTCTCCGCATCCGTGGCCTCGGGGGTCACGAAGTCGCTCTGGGAGCTGCGCGCCAGCTCCAGCAGATCTCCCACCAGCGCGCTCATCCGGTCCAATTCGTCCAGGGCCAGCTCGGAGGTCTGGCGCACGTCTTCAGGGTCAGCGGGGTCGATGAGCTCCAGGTGACCGCGCACCACCGTGATGGGGGTGCGCAGCTCGTGCCCGACGTCGTCGAGCAGCTCCCGCTGGGCCTCCACCGCCCGCTGGACACGATCGAGCATGCGGTTGACTGCGGCTGCCAGTGCGGAGAGGTCATCGCGGCCGCGAACGCGCACTCTGGTGGTCAGGTCGCGCTCGTCGATTGACTCGGTGGCGTTGCGAAGCTCCCAGATGGGGCGTAGTAGCCGACCGATGCTGAGCCATGCCAGCGCGGTGACTAGCACCACCGTGACGGAGGCGGCCGCCGCGTAAAGCCGCATGGTGCGCCATACGCCCGCCTCGGCCGCGTCGAGGTCGACGGCCCGGACTAGTGCCGCTGTGGTGTGCCCGTCGGACAGAGGTACTACCAGTACCCGGTAACGGCCGGCAGCCGTCTTGACGTCGCTGATGGTGGAATTACCGGAATTCGCCATCGGCAGCAGCTGCTCGACTAGCTCGGCATCGGACTCCGGGCGCATTTCGATGCTGTCGGCAGACACCAGCCGCACGGCGCCGTCCACAATGCCCAGCTGTCCCTCGCCGGAGCCGAGCACGGAGTGGCCCATGTAGGTCTGGAGCACTTGGCCCGGATCGGTCAGCGGTGTTCCGGAGGCGGGGTCTACACCCGTGCTCGCCAGGCGTCGCAGTTCCTGGCGAGTCAGTACCAGGCGGTCGTCGATATCGGCGTGAGTGGAGCGCAGATCCAGCATCCACACGGCGGCTCCCGAGGTGGCCAGCGCCACCGAGGCAACCAGGACAATTGTCCACATGATCCGGGTGCGTATGGTCGCCCGGGAGAACGGGGCGGTGACCTTCACCCATCTATTGTGCCCGTTGCGGTCCCGATCATGCTGCTTGACCGGGACCGCAACGGGGTGTGCTTTGCCCGAGGGTGGCGTCGGCATCTATTTTCCCGGGGTACGGGCCGCCCAGGCACCACCGGGTGAGGCCACTAGCCGCAGGGACTCCCGGGTCCAGGCAGGCAGCCAAGTCTCGGCGCCGGGGCGGAAGGCGTGCACGTGGATCAGCCGGAGCCGGGAGGCCAGGTAGTACGCGGACAATCGTGGGCGGCTGGCGAGCTGGCGGCCCAGATCCTCCAGGAGGCAGGTTACCCGACCGTGCGCCGTCGTGCTGAGCCGGTTCTGAGCAAGCATCAGGTCCACGTGTGCGGCCAGGTTGCCCACGTCAAGGGCGGGCTCGGCTAGGCAGGCGGTATCGAGGTCCAGCAGGGACAGGGTATTGCCGTCCCACAGCAGCTGGGCGTCGTGCAGGTCCCGGTGGGATGCGGCTAATGGGTCGCCCGGCTGCTCCAGCACGGCGCATACCCGGGTGATAGCGTCCCCGACCCGCTCCGAGGCCATGGTAGTTCCCGCCAGTATGCCCAGGTTCAGTGCTCGCCGCCGCCAGCTGCGCAGTACCTCGGCCTCGTCGGCCCCGGTGTGCTCCGGCAGCGCCTCGGGGCGGACGACGGCGGGCCACAGCTGCACCAGCCTCTCCCAGCCGGCCATTCCCGCGTCGCCCAGGTCGCGCAGGGAGCTTCCCGGCAGCAATTCCAGGTCCAGGCGGGAGGCGGAGCGGTCCAGTACCCGAGCGGTACGCAGGCCCGCACGCACGAAAGGCCGCGCCGCCTGCGGATCCGCCAGCCGCGCGGCCCGGCCGGGACGCACCAGCTTGCGCACCCGGTCCTGCCCGAGCACTACGGCCCGGCGGCCTGCGCGGTGGACGACCAGGCGCCCGTCACCGTGCGGGTACAGCAGCCGGGCAGACAGATCGGGTAGTGCCGGGTCCTGCGCGTAGGCCAGGGTGTCCACGCTCCCACCGGCGTCGATCCGCCCGGCCCGCAGGCGCCCATCGGAGTCCCTGGCCTCAAAGACCAGGCCGCGGTCCCGATCCGGCCAGGCCCGCTCCAGTCCGGGCAGGGCGCGCAGCGCTGCCACAGCCGGTGTGGGAGCGGCGCCTTGCGTGCCTGAAGTGCTCATGATGCCTCCTGGGAGCAGTCACGGTAGGAGCCCTGGTCAGCGGCGGACCCCTTACCTGCGTAATACGCTGCCGCCAGCGCCTCGATCCGGTCCGCCTCCAGCGCGATCCGGCGGCGCCAATGCGGATCACCGTGACGCAGCGGGTCCTGAATGCGCGCCAGCCGGGCGCGAGCGACGGCAGCCAGGAGCTCGGTCCGGGACGGCAGGCTACCGCCGGCGTCGGCGTATCCCTCCAGCAGCGCGTTGCCGGCCTCGGCGCAGGCCACGGCCAGGTAGGAGCCCAGGTCGAGCGCCGCGGGCGCCAGCCGGACACGGTCGAAGTCGGTCAGCCAGATCTCGCCGGTGCTGCGCTCCAGGAGCACCTGATCGGGGGAGGCGTCGCCGTGGGCGAGCACCTTCGGTCCCCGCAGCGTCCGGCCCGGCAGGAGCTCGCCGAGTCGGCGCACCCGGGCGGCCAGGGCCGGGTCGAGGTGATTGAGGATGCGCGTGTGCATCAGGGCCAGGGCCTGGGAGTCGGAGTCGTCGTCGTCAAGATCCCGGCGCAGTGCAGCGGGCAGGTCGGCAGTGGCGGCGTGCAGGGCTGCCAGGGCGGCCCCGGCGCGGGCTGTGGCAGCCGGATCGTGGTGGCGGCTCAGGTCCGTGTCGCCGACGAAGCGCTGGAGGCTGATGTGCCCGGATACGGCTCCGCCCGGATCGGGGGGTGCCGGCGGCACGGGGACGTATCGGCCGGCGAACTCCTGCAGCGCCTCGCTGCGGCGCTGCGAGCCGGCAGTCACCCGCACCACGCCGCGGGACGTGCGGGCAACCAGGCGGCGCAGCGGGTTGTAGCGCAACAGGTTGCCCTCCAGGCCTGCCAACAGATCCTCGCTGCGGGCCAAGGCTATGTGCTTGGCGAGGCTTGGATCGGCGGCAACCTCACCGGCCTGGAACAGCAGCCCGTCCCCGGTGTCGTACTGGGTGGTGCGCAGCCCCAGGCGCTCGGCTCGGCGAGCGGCCTTGCCGGCCTTGTCACGACTGGCAGGCCACAGCAGTCGGGCCCAGCCCGCACTGCGGTCACGGCCCGCCTGCAGCAGGGAGACGGTGACTGACACGCCGGGCTTGATACGCACCCGGGCGGCTCTTACTGGCGCTTGTACGAGCTCACTGAGGCGGTCCGGATCCAGCACCGCGTCCACGGCGTTGCGGGTGCTACTGATGTACATGGGTCCTCCTACTCGTGTCGCCGTGATGGCTTTCTCGTGCGATTACGGTTCGGGTCGGCCATGCGGCGCCCACCCGCGTCGGTACCCGGATCGTCGGTGGTCAGCAGCTCCTTCTGGGCGGCGCCGGCGGCAGCCCAGGCGCGGAAGGCCGCAGACTCGTCCAGGAGCTGCTGCGGCGGGCCGTCGAGACGGACCTGACCGTCCTCGATCCACACCACCCGGTCGGCGCGCATGGCGACTTCGGTCTCATGCGTGACCGCCAGCAGGGTGCGCCCGCGTGAGAGCCGGTCGACGGCGTCGAGCACTGCCGTGGAGGAGGCCGGATCCAGGCCGGTGGTGGCCTCGTCGAGGATGACCACCGGGGCGTCGCGCAGCAGGGCCCGCACAATGGCGACGCGCTGGCGCTGCCCGCCGGAAAGGGTGCCGCCGCGTTCGCCGACGACCGTGTCGTAGCCGTCGGGCAGGGAGGCGATGAACTCGTGCGCCCCAGCCGCCACGGCGGCGGCCTCGATCTCGGCATCGGTCGCCTCCGGCCGGCCCATGCGGATGTTCTCGCGGATGGTGTCGGCGAATAGCACCGCCTCCTGGTGCAGCACGGAGACCTGGGCACGCAGCTCGGTCAGGTCCAGGCTGGTCAGGTTGTGACCGTCCAGGCGCACCCTGCCGTCCGCCGGGTCGAGCGCCCGCACCACCAGCGAGGTCAGGGTGGACTTGCCCGAGCCCGAGGGGCCGATGATGGCCACGTGCTCGCCGGCTCCGATCTGCAGATTTACCCCGTGCAGGATCTCGTTGCCGTCATACTCCGTGACCACGTCCTCGAATGCCAGGGAGCCGCGCACATGCCCGAGCGGCACCGGATCGACGGGGGAGACGATGTCTGGGTGCACGTCCATGAGGTTGGCGACCCGCTCTCCGGAGGCCGCGGCCCGGGCGATGCGGCCGGTGTACTTGGCCATATCGCGCAACGGCTTCATGGTGGTGCGCAGATAGGTGTTGAACAGGACCAGGTCACCTGGGGTCATGGCCCCGGCTAGGACTCGCAGTCCGCCGCCCACCAGTACTACCGCCGAGGCCAGGCCCACGATCACATCGGTGGTGCGCTCCAGGCGAGCAGCCAGCCGCAGGGAGCGCACACCAGCGTGTAGTGAATTCTGGTTGGCGTTGACGAAGCGGTCCTCGACGATCGGCTCCAACCCGTAGGCCTGCACCACCTTGATGGTGCTCAGCGCCTCCTGGGCGGTGTTAGCCAGCTGCCCCTCGGACTTGCGGGTGCGGCGGGCCGCAGAGGTGATCTTCTTGGAGCTGCCGGAGGAGGTCAGGAAGAACAGGCTGATCGCGGCTACCACCACCAGTGACAGCAGTGGGTCCAGCCAGACCATCACGCCGAGCATGACCGTCAGGGTGAGCACATTGGCGGCCAGAGGCAGCCCTGCTGTTACCGCCACGTCCTGCATGCGGGCCACGTCGGACACGAGCCGCTGGACCGTGTCGGCGGAGCGGTTACGGGAGTGGAACTGCTGGGAGAGCGTCTGCACGTGGTGGAAGACGCGGCGTCGTAGCGCAATTGCGGTGCGGGACCCGGCCAGTGCGAAGGACACAGTGGCCAGGTAGTTGCACAGCGCCCGCATGGCGACGATCGCAATGAGCGCTGCCCCCAGCCCGAGCAGGCGTGCCAGGTTGGCGGGCGCGTAACCGGTTGCGGCTCCCAGCGAGGACAGCACCGAGTCGATCACGATCTTCATGGGCCAGGGCTCGGCCACGCGGAAGGCCACCTCGGCCAGCAGTGCGATGGTGCCGCCCGCCACCAGTTTCGCCTGCGGCCGCAGGTCCGGAGCCACCAGTCGCAGGGTGCGGCTCAGCGCGGAGCGGGTAATCTGCGGCTCAGGCATGCTGCGCCTCCGTCAGGGTCAGTATCTGAGCGACGACGGCGTCCCAGCTATGGTGCTTCTCCGCGCGACGTCGGCCCAGCTCCCCGCGCCGCGCGCGCAACTGCGGGGCAACGGCGAGTGCGTCCAGGGCAGCGGCCAGGGCCGCAGGGTTCGATGGCGGCACCAGCATCCCGATGCCGTCCAGCAGCCGGGGCAGCTGGCCTACGGCGGAGGCGACCACTGGCAGTCCGGCCGCCAGGTACTCCAGCACCTTGAGCGGGGAGAAGTACTGCTCATCCTCTCCACCCAGGTCCGGGTAGGGGGCGACGCCGACGGCGCTGCCGGCCAGTGCGGCAGGAATCTCCTGGGGAGCGAGCGCCCCCCGGAAGTCAACGTCGAGGCCGAGTTCCTCCGCCTGGGCGTGCAGCGCGTCGCGCTCCGGCCCGTCACCGATGATGCGCAGGGTCCAGCTCTCCTTGGCCAGGGATGCTGCGCGCAGCAGGTCTGCTACGCCGTGCCACGGCTTGAGCGTTCCCACGAAGGCGACGACGACGCCGTCGGGGTCCTCGGGGAAGGGGCGGATACGGTCGGGGTTGACCCCGTTGGGGATGGTCACCGCCCGCGGGGCGTCGACGTGGCCGTGTACCCAGCGGCGTACCGGCTCGGAGACGCATACGGTGGTGCGGGCGGCGCGCACCTGGGCGCGCAGGGCGGTGACCGCACCCTCCTCGTTCACCAGCTCACGGTGCTGACGCTGCTCGTCGATAAGCGGGGAGTTGACCTCCAGCACGCCGGGGATGCCGGCCGCGGCCAGCTGCGCCAGGGCGCTGGAGAACAGGGAGTAGCGCTCGTAGACCAGGTCGGCGCCGTCGGTGAGCGCCTGCTGTGCCAGTAGGCGGGAGGCCTCCGCCTGGGCGTCTTCGCGCGCGGCTGCATCGTCGGCGTTTACCCGGGTGATGTGCACGGGAAGGTCGGTCAGGTCCGCCGGCACCAGGTTGCCGCGGCGCACCGCGTACACGGTGACTACGTGGCCGGCGCGCCGCAGGGCCCGCACGACTTCCTGAATATGGACGGACGCGCCCTTGGCGCCGAATACGGGCACGCCGGGGTCGGCGCAGATGTAGGCGATACGCATCAGTGAACCTCCTCAAGCTCGGGGTTTGACTGCCAGGCGGAAAGGACTGCTGCCTGGCTGCGGGAGTCGAAGTCCCGCTCGATCAGGGCGCGGGCGTTGCGGGCCAGCGGTGCTGGGTCGACAGTGCCCTCCGCCAGTTCCCGCAGGGCGCGTGCGAGGGCCTGCGGGTTGCTGTGCGGCAGCAGGATCCCGGTGTCGCCGTCGCGGATGACCTCCGGCAGCCCGGTGACCTCGGTGGCGATTACGGGTGTGCCGCAGGCCATGGACTCCAGCACCACCGTGGGCAGGCCGTCGATATTGCCGTCCTCAGCAGGCTTGCTGGGCGCGGCAAACACCTGGGCGCGGCCCAGCAGGGCGCGCACCTCCGCCTGGGTGAGCGGACCCAGCAGATTGACGCGGTCTTCCAGTCCTAGGGCGGTGATCTGCCCGGCCAGGCGGTCGTGCTCCTCGCCCTCGCCGGCAATGTCCACCACGACCGGTACGCCGGCCTTGGTCAGGATGCCGACGGCGTCGATGAGGTCATCGAAGCCCTTCTTGGCCACCAGCCGCCCCACCGCCGCGACGTGCAGCGGGCCGTCAGCGGGTGCCGGGGGACGGAAGGGGAAGCGGTCGAGCTCCAGGGCGTTGTACCGCAGCTCGATGCGTGCTCCGGTGCCGGCGAGCAGCGAGTGCAGGTAGCGCTCGTTGTAACGGCTGATGGCGATGACCCGGTCAGCATCGGCGCAGATTCGCCGCAGCCACAGCTGGTCGACCGACTCGTGGAAGATGTCCTTGGCGTGGGTGGTCACCGTGTAGGGGATACCGCTCAGCCGGGAGGCGATCCAGACCACGCGGCCCGCTAGGGAGGCGAAGTGCGCGTGCAGGTGGGTGATGCCGGCGTCGCGGGCGCTGCGGGCCAGTGCCGCACCCTGGGCAACCTCGTCTCCGGGCAGGTCGGCCACTGCGGGGAGGATCTCCGCCAGGCGGGTGCGCATGTCCGGCTCGTTGACCGAGCCGGCCAGCTGCTCCCACATGTCAATGGCACGGCGCGGGCGCGGAACCCAGTTCACCTGTGCCCTGACGCGGGCGATCTCGGGGTGAAAGCGGGAGTCGGTGGTGGGGCGCAGCGCGAAGATCGTCAGGTCGTCGCCCAGCGCCTCCCGGGCGAGCATCTCAGTGACCACGAAGGTTTCTGAGAAACGGGGGTAGACCTTGAGTACGTAACCGATGCGGGTCATGACGCTATCTCCTGAAAAGAGCTTGGGGAGGTGAGTTGAGTACGTAGCAGCGCGGCGGCGCGGCGAGCGGCGACGGACAGCCCGTCGGTGTCGAGGTGGGTGCGGGGCATCCGCCGAGTAACGGCCCCTGCGGCCCAGACGCTGAGCTTCTTTGGGCTGAGCTCGTTGGTGCGCATGACGTCGACGGCCTTGACCTGCTCAAGGGCGCGAGCGCGGATCAGCTGCTCAAGCCGTGGCTGCTCACGGGGAACGATGAGCGCGGGAGTGCCGGTGGCCAGGATCTCGCAGGAGGTGTTGTAGCCACCCATCGCCACTACCGCGGAGGCGCGCTCAATCCACCGGCTCAGCCCGGGTAGTGAACGGTGCACCTCGGTGGCGGGACCGGCGGCGGTGTGCACGGCGTCGAAGCCGGCCTCGTCCAACTGGGGTCCGGTGACCAGCACGTGGCGGTAGCCGGGCGGCGGGGTCATGCGGGCGGCACTGCGCAGCAGCTCGAAGCCGTCTGAGCCGCCGCCGACGGTGGTCAGGATGAACGGGTCCGATGGCACCCTGCGGCCGTGGTCGAGCTGGCTGCGGCCGTTGGCCAGGTAGCCGGTGAACACGGCACGATCACGCAGGGACATGGGGATCTCACCGGTTGCGATGGGATCGTGCACGGCGGGATCGCCATAAACCCACACCTCGTCGATCAGCTCGCGCAGGTTGGCGGGAGTGTCCAGGTTGCGCCACTCGGCGGCGGCGACCTCTGGCGCGTCGAGTACTTCGCGCAGGCCGAGCACGATTCGGGTGCGCGGGGACGTGGCGCGCAGGTGCTTCAGGGGAGCGCGCAGCTCCTTTCGGACACCGTAGATGTGGCGGTCTACGATCACCAGGTGCGGGGCGAAGCGTTGCAGGGCGGAGGCCACTAGCCCCGAGCGCAGCGTCGCTAGCGAGTCGGGCGTGCCCCGCAAGCCGCGCGGCCGGTAGCCGCCGGAGCTCTTCGTGAATCCCGGCAGAACCAGCCAGTCGAAGCCGGCGGGCAGGGAGAAACCGGGGGCCGGCGACACTCCGGCCACTAAGAGGCCGGTGACGGAGGCTCCGGTGAGGGCGGGCAGGTCTGCGGCGAGCCTGTGCGCCAGCGCCAGATTGCGGCGCAGGTGCCCCAGCCCCTGGGCGTCGTGGCTGTAGAGCACCACCCGGATGCTTGGCGGGCTGGGACGCAGGGTCAGGGCGTGTGAGGATGTCGCGGCGTTAGCCGGTGGAACGGGCACGGGGCCGTGTACGCCGGCCGGTAGCACTGAGGGGTACGGCGCAGTCTGCCTCGCGTGCGGCGTCAGGGCGTGTACTGCGCGCGGCAGGTGGGGCTTCAGCGCTTGTGTCAGGGGAGATTCACTAGTCATGGGAGTCTTCTTTCCAATCGCCTGGCGGCTTCGGTTAATAGACTCCTGCGGGCTCAGAAGGTGACGATGAGATGACTATGAGAGTTCTCTAAGACGGCGTACCGGCCCGTCACCGGGGCCTGCGAAACGCCTGGGCCGGCAGCCTTTGCCCGGCCCGGACGCATGTAGGAGGGCGCCCGAGGTGATGCTCGGGCGCCCTCCTGGGCCTGCTGCACTCCGGATCGTCAGCCTGGACTCCGGACTTTGGCCGGGTCAGCCGACGGGACCTAAGGCGCCGGCGCGTTCGCCGGTCAGACGATGAACGGGGCGGCTAGGAAGCCCAGTGCCACGCACACGATGATGGCGGCGGTGCCCGGAAGCACGAAGGGGTGGTTGAGAACCATCTTGCCCACTCGTGTGGATCCGGTGTCGTCCATCTCCATGGCGGCAACCGTCGTCGGGTAGTTGGGGAGCAGGTAGTAGTTCGCCACGGCTGGGTAGGAGGCAACCAGCGCAGTCCCCGGAAGGCCCAGGGCGACCATCAGAGGCATGAACGCCCGGGTGGTGGCGGCGTGCGAGAACATCAGCGGCGCGGCGAAGTAGAAGAACACCGCAACCAGCCACGGCGCGGCCTGGAACGGGCCGGACAGGGCGTTGGAGATGGTCTCCTCGTACTGGTTGACAAAGGCATTGCCAAGCCAGGCAAGACCCAGGATGCACACGGCGGCTGTCATACCGGCACGGAAGGTGTCCTGGGTGGCGATCTGGGTGGTCGGCTTCTTAGCCGCAGCGCAAATGACCGCGGCGGTAGCCAGCATGATGGTCATGATCGCCGGGGTGGAGCCCATCGGCGGGTCGGACATGATGCCCAGCTCGGGGGAGGAGATGGTGGCGTAGGTAACCACCGCAATGAGGGCGCCCAGGAAGATGAACAGGCTGGGGACTGCACTGGGAGCCGCCTGGTAGTTGGCTGCCGCGGCAGCCGAGGGCTTGACCAGGCCCTTGGCCTTGCGCTCGATGTAGACCGGGTCGTCCTCAAGCTCGCTGCCCTGGAAGTAGGCGACGAC is from Actinomyces sp. 432 and encodes:
- a CDS encoding phosphotransferase family protein; translation: MSTSGTQGAAPTPAVAALRALPGLERAWPDRDRGLVFEARDSDGRLRAGRIDAGGSVDTLAYAQDPALPDLSARLLYPHGDGRLVVHRAGRRAVVLGQDRVRKLVRPGRAARLADPQAARPFVRAGLRTARVLDRSASRLDLELLPGSSLRDLGDAGMAGWERLVQLWPAVVRPEALPEHTGADEAEVLRSWRRRALNLGILAGTTMASERVGDAITRVCAVLEQPGDPLAASHRDLHDAQLLWDGNTLSLLDLDTACLAEPALDVGNLAAHVDLMLAQNRLSTTAHGRVTCLLEDLGRQLASRPRLSAYYLASRLRLIHVHAFRPGAETWLPAWTRESLRLVASPGGAWAARTPGK
- a CDS encoding glutamate-5-semialdehyde dehydrogenase codes for the protein MTTSPVDAANDSANDAEALVAATARAARQAQRALAGLNRERKDAALHALADALAARADLILAANARDLERARAAGMKSGLIDRLALDGDRIAAIASSLREIAALPDPVGQIVDGQTLPNGLRVRRVRVPLGVVGMIYEARPNVTVDVAALTLKSGNAVVLRGGSAAADTNAAIITVLRDALTAADLPADLVTTIDPAGRAGATALMHARGLIDVLVPRGGAGLIRAVVEESSVPVIETGSGNCHVYVDAAADLAAAVEIIVNAKTQRVGVCNAAETLLVHRSAASAYLPAAADALWERGVTLHVDAGARAYLEEQASAQGRSELLVDATEADWETEYGSLDLAVRVVDAIDDAIAHIAQYSTGHTEAILTQDVTAMNRFVAGVDSAAVMVNASTRFTDGGQLGLGAELGISTQKLHARGPMGLAALTTTKWIVEGEGHVRP
- a CDS encoding response regulator transcription factor, which translates into the protein MTAVMIVEDEARIASFLTKGLKAAGFVPKVVDNGADAVEMALLGEADIILLDVGLPDIDGFEVLERIRGQGVSTPVIMLTARSSVADRVAGLEGGADDYLPKPFSFDELVARIRLRLRPQETAAPDPGLLVHRDLALDIRTRRVRVNGEWVDLSAREFALAEVFMRHPDQVLSREQLLANVWGLDFDPGSNVVDVYVSYLRSKLGKDRLETVRGVGYRLS
- a CDS encoding phosphotransferase family protein, which produces MYISSTRNAVDAVLDPDRLSELVQAPVRAARVRIKPGVSVTVSLLQAGRDRSAGWARLLWPASRDKAGKAARRAERLGLRTTQYDTGDGLLFQAGEVAADPSLAKHIALARSEDLLAGLEGNLLRYNPLRRLVARTSRGVVRVTAGSQRRSEALQEFAGRYVPVPPAPPDPGGAVSGHISLQRFVGDTDLSRHHDPAATARAGAALAALHAATADLPAALRRDLDDDDSDSQALALMHTRILNHLDPALAARVRRLGELLPGRTLRGPKVLAHGDASPDQVLLERSTGEIWLTDFDRVRLAPAALDLGSYLAVACAEAGNALLEGYADAGGSLPSRTELLAAVARARLARIQDPLRHGDPHWRRRIALEADRIEALAAAYYAGKGSAADQGSYRDCSQEAS
- a CDS encoding sensor histidine kinase, whose amino-acid sequence is MKVTAPFSRATIRTRIMWTIVLVASVALATSGAAVWMLDLRSTHADIDDRLVLTRQELRRLASTGVDPASGTPLTDPGQVLQTYMGHSVLGSGEGQLGIVDGAVRLVSADSIEMRPESDAELVEQLLPMANSGNSTISDVKTAAGRYRVLVVPLSDGHTTAALVRAVDLDAAEAGVWRTMRLYAAAASVTVVLVTALAWLSIGRLLRPIWELRNATESIDERDLTTRVRVRGRDDLSALAAAVNRMLDRVQRAVEAQRELLDDVGHELRTPITVVRGHLELIDPADPEDVRQTSELALDELDRMSALVGDLLELARSSQSDFVTPEATDAETLTMQVFDKASALGERRWRLEACASGTVMLDPARITQAWLQLAANAVKYSEEDSRIWLGSAIGAGFGTDTELRVWVRDEGIGIAPQDLEKVRRRFARTAQAQRRAAGSGLGLSIVENIADAHGGGLDIASEIGRGSTFTLRIPVRLPEPARPGAAERDG